Proteins encoded by one window of Candidatus Nitrosocosmicus hydrocola:
- a CDS encoding CHAD domain-containing protein codes for MIYTNNCTRNFDRVYAKLDKYIRDPTADNIHHMRTSLRRLEATYQSSLKEILKKKNVKAFAKGGKKLFRINSRVRDIDIILEKLANEGKMTDLEQELIESLLKQEKDDKLEEAKVAALDLKKIIVSNIYGPNILSKKFKNKSRKRILKIVKKLKTRIESKLPMVISDKSKVSELHEIRKDTKKLRYVIELVLSSKETREKDGGAVAINVTNQYTKNDNQVLTYLEKIQQMLGDIHDYDITLEYLKKKKQRLDELAVTNIITNIQNIRNTKFDQFVTYVRSLTIMIDSTN; via the coding sequence ATGATTTACACTAATAATTGTACTCGCAACTTCGATAGGGTTTATGCCAAACTAGATAAGTACATACGTGATCCAACCGCAGATAACATTCATCACATGAGAACATCCTTGCGCAGACTGGAAGCTACTTATCAGTCAAGTCTTAAGGAGATTCTGAAAAAAAAGAATGTTAAAGCTTTTGCCAAGGGGGGTAAAAAGCTGTTTAGAATTAATAGTAGAGTAAGAGACATTGATATAATTTTGGAGAAACTAGCCAATGAAGGAAAAATGACTGACCTAGAACAAGAATTGATTGAAAGTCTTCTTAAACAAGAAAAGGACGATAAACTTGAAGAAGCTAAGGTCGCAGCATTGGATTTGAAAAAGATCATTGTCTCCAACATTTATGGTCCAAATATCCTCAGTAAGAAATTCAAAAATAAGTCCAGGAAAAGAATTCTAAAAATAGTGAAGAAGTTGAAAACCAGAATAGAATCAAAGCTTCCAATGGTAATAAGCGATAAATCCAAAGTTTCGGAATTACATGAAATTAGAAAGGACACTAAAAAATTACGTTACGTGATAGAACTTGTATTGAGTAGTAAGGAAACTAGAGAGAAAGATGGAGGAGCTGTGGCAATAAATGTTACTAATCAATATACCAAAAATGACAATCAAGTTTTGACATATCTTGAGAAGATTCAACAAATGTTGGGTGATATCCATGACTATGATATTACGCTAGAGTATTTGAAGAAGAAGAAACAGAGGTTAGATGAGTTAGCCGTAACAAATATTATAACAAACATTCAGAACATAAGAAATACAAAATTTGATCAATTCGTTACTTATGTCAGATCATTAACCATTATGATTGACAGCACAAATTAA
- a CDS encoding SixA phosphatase family protein: MKNGKNYRILLLLRHAKSSWKNKELDDHDRPLNKRGKRDAIEMGKYLKKINMIPNSIVTSSARRAVETTTLVCRYSDYDKPVEVNFTLLNGGVDSYIRSISQTSVDKTTLLLIGHNPVLEELVAILARSSIKMSTCTLVQINLCLPNWDNIVSQPDFKSEIMNIWKP; the protein is encoded by the coding sequence ATGAAGAATGGAAAAAATTATCGAATATTATTATTACTTAGACATGCAAAATCAAGTTGGAAAAATAAGGAGTTAGATGATCACGATAGACCTTTAAACAAAAGAGGTAAGCGAGACGCAATCGAAATGGGCAAGTATTTAAAAAAAATCAATATGATACCAAATTCAATCGTAACCTCATCTGCACGTAGAGCAGTTGAGACAACCACTCTTGTTTGTAGATATAGTGATTATGATAAACCAGTTGAAGTCAATTTTACATTACTTAATGGTGGTGTTGATTCTTATATTCGTTCTATATCTCAAACCTCTGTAGATAAAACTACACTGTTGCTAATTGGACACAATCCGGTCTTGGAAGAATTGGTGGCTATATTGGCACGTAGTTCCATAAAGATGTCCACATGCACACTGGTGCAAATAAACTTGTGCTTACCAAATTGGGATAATATTGTTTCTCAACCCGATTTCAAATCCGAAATAATGAATATTTGGAAACCTTGA
- a CDS encoding MFS transporter, whose product MIKKRHEKNNLINETSTVSRHAWLTLAILSGTLLTVFFSETMLLPAIPDIITEFNISYGTAAWIFSAYLIVAAVMTPVAGRLSDLYGKKKVLLTMLGIYIGGLVVGGFADNIVLLLISRVIQGVGLAAIPAAFSLLRDTFPPAKLSIAVGVFGSAYSAGSVIGLLVGASIIQFFGWHATFLAIVPFSAVVTMLIIRFVKEGNTIEDKSTLKNIQIPKSETKNRTLSIDLKGVLSLSATISFFLIALTIIQIGINIDNLQQIVGAFAISAISLAFFVTIERRMKNPFVNLKLLKDKILLPSYILLISTGITMFMIYPTIVQLVRSPIPLGFGGSSVDAANVQLPFMIGFLVFASITPFIINRIGGVRPIIIGGIVSLIGTLGLLGFHSTEFSVSVSLAVLASGLSLTMTAAWNLVVSKSPKEYTGISVGVGALLLFIGMAIGPALAGVYMANHETITGIQGSYPSTNSYNLVFLTAGVLSVVTIVFAILLKRTTSRIV is encoded by the coding sequence ATGATCAAAAAAAGACACGAAAAAAATAATTTAATTAATGAAACATCTACTGTTAGTCGTCATGCTTGGCTCACATTAGCAATATTGAGCGGTACACTTTTGACGGTCTTTTTTTCAGAGACTATGCTCCTACCTGCAATACCTGATATAATAACTGAGTTTAACATATCGTATGGAACCGCTGCTTGGATATTCAGTGCTTATCTTATCGTAGCAGCGGTCATGACTCCTGTTGCAGGTAGATTGTCAGATCTATATGGCAAAAAGAAGGTTTTGTTGACTATGTTGGGCATCTACATAGGTGGACTTGTTGTCGGTGGATTTGCAGACAATATAGTATTGTTGCTTATAAGTAGAGTAATCCAGGGTGTAGGATTAGCAGCTATTCCAGCAGCTTTTAGTCTTCTTAGAGACACTTTTCCACCAGCTAAGCTTTCCATAGCTGTAGGTGTATTTGGATCTGCATATTCAGCAGGTTCCGTAATAGGACTTTTAGTTGGAGCAAGCATCATACAGTTCTTTGGATGGCATGCAACCTTTTTGGCAATCGTACCATTTTCTGCAGTGGTAACGATGTTAATAATTAGATTTGTCAAGGAAGGCAATACCATAGAAGATAAATCCACTTTGAAGAATATTCAAATTCCAAAATCAGAAACAAAAAACAGAACCCTCTCTATTGATTTGAAAGGAGTTTTATCTTTATCAGCTACTATTTCATTCTTCCTGATTGCGCTTACAATTATTCAAATTGGTATAAACATCGACAATTTACAGCAGATTGTAGGTGCATTTGCGATATCAGCTATTTCGTTAGCCTTTTTTGTTACAATCGAAAGAAGAATGAAAAACCCATTTGTCAATCTCAAGCTATTAAAGGATAAGATATTGTTACCCTCATATATCCTGCTAATATCCACCGGAATTACAATGTTTATGATATATCCAACAATTGTTCAATTGGTTAGAAGTCCAATCCCGCTAGGTTTTGGAGGAAGTTCGGTAGATGCTGCAAACGTGCAATTACCATTCATGATTGGCTTTTTGGTGTTTGCTAGCATTACACCATTCATTATAAACAGGATAGGAGGTGTAAGACCAATTATCATAGGTGGTATAGTCAGTCTAATTGGTACACTAGGATTATTGGGATTTCATTCAACAGAATTTTCAGTGTCAGTAAGCTTGGCAGTATTAGCAAGTGGTCTTTCACTTACTATGACTGCTGCATGGAATCTGGTAGTGTCAAAGTCTCCTAAAGAATATACTGGTATCTCGGTAGGTGTCGGTGCACTATTGCTCTTTATAGGAATGGCAATTGGACCAGCTTTGGCAGGAGTCTATATGGCTAATCATGAGACGATTACCGGCATACAAGGATCTTATCCATCAACTAATTCCTATAACCTTGTTTTTCTAACTGCTGGAGTTCTTTCAGTTGTTACCATTGTGTTTGCTATATTGCTAAAAAGAACCACATCAAGAATTGTATAA
- a CDS encoding winged helix-turn-helix transcriptional regulator — protein MTELNTSKQYKEREGDHSQSRIIENMEFKSCPVFNTFNIIGKKFSILILRNMIYDKQTRFNEFLNSIEEINPKTLSIRLKEMEKDGLIRRQVYDEIPIRIEYYLTQKGKELQPILEQMALFSVKYCCDQIFDSPDPSKIEKITAKSLRKYM, from the coding sequence TTGACAGAACTCAATACTTCCAAACAATATAAAGAAAGAGAGGGAGATCATAGTCAGTCAAGAATAATTGAGAATATGGAATTCAAAAGTTGTCCCGTTTTTAATACCTTTAATATAATTGGTAAAAAATTTTCAATATTGATTCTTCGCAATATGATTTACGATAAACAAACCCGATTCAATGAATTTCTTAATTCAATAGAGGAGATTAATCCAAAAACTCTCTCAATCCGGCTTAAAGAAATGGAGAAAGACGGTCTAATCAGACGACAAGTGTATGACGAAATTCCAATCAGGATAGAATATTATCTTACTCAAAAAGGTAAAGAACTACAACCCATTCTAGAACAAATGGCATTATTTTCAGTCAAGTATTGTTGCGACCAAATATTTGATAGCCCTGACCCCTCTAAAATTGAAAAAATTACGGCCAAATCTCTTCGAAAGTATATGTAG
- a CDS encoding class I SAM-dependent methyltransferase translates to MESTNSENKENESTNKGLQSNVKSNNVWALGNYQSISTMLPPISAHLIKLICIEKGESVLDIACGNGNTAISARRQGADVTGIDITPELLSLAVEEEKIANVSGIKWKEGDAQNLPFEDESFDVVLSTFGHMFAPDPELTAKEMIRVTKKGGRIGFATWPPELAIGSIFRTNAKHLPKNPNAPPSPILWGVTETIEKRLSGISQFYFERGIVTFPILSRNHFWEHMSKKYGPLIKSIEVLENLNDPNEPESLRIDFLKAIDPYFVDNGIRLGYLLTIATK, encoded by the coding sequence ATGGAATCTACAAACTCTGAAAATAAGGAAAATGAATCAACTAACAAAGGATTACAATCTAACGTCAAAAGCAACAATGTATGGGCATTAGGTAATTACCAAAGCATCTCTACAATGCTTCCACCTATTTCTGCCCACTTGATAAAATTAATATGTATTGAAAAAGGCGAATCAGTTTTAGATATTGCATGCGGTAACGGTAACACTGCAATTTCCGCTCGAAGACAAGGAGCAGATGTGACGGGTATTGATATTACACCCGAACTATTATCTCTTGCAGTAGAGGAGGAAAAAATTGCAAATGTAAGTGGTATAAAGTGGAAGGAAGGTGACGCTCAAAATCTACCATTTGAGGATGAATCTTTTGATGTAGTTCTTTCAACCTTTGGACACATGTTTGCACCAGACCCTGAACTTACAGCTAAAGAAATGATAAGGGTAACAAAAAAAGGAGGCAGAATTGGATTTGCGACGTGGCCTCCAGAACTAGCTATTGGATCCATATTCAGAACAAATGCAAAACATTTACCAAAAAACCCCAATGCACCTCCCTCACCTATACTCTGGGGTGTTACAGAGACAATAGAAAAAAGATTAAGCGGTATTTCACAGTTCTATTTTGAAAGAGGAATAGTAACGTTTCCGATACTTAGTCGAAATCACTTTTGGGAACACATGAGTAAAAAGTATGGTCCGTTGATAAAATCCATCGAAGTTTTGGAAAACTTAAATGATCCTAATGAACCAGAATCACTCAGGATCGACTTTCTGAAGGCAATAGATCCGTATTTTGTTGATAATGGTATTAGACTAGGTTACTTGTTGACAATAGCTACAAAATAA
- a CDS encoding PQQ-dependent sugar dehydrogenase: protein MTLKFLFVSLIVIAIFYSSNNITPVFSQELPLIDDPALKLDLVVDGLQSPTSMAFLTNNSILITHKEGIISRVDLDNPTSLQPILELNNVNSKNERGLLGIAIDNNILGDSRNNTNQTKEFDVFLFVTATGTQLDQQMQESTAAASNNDELRNRIYKYTWDGESLSNPTMILDSPAGPGTNHQGGKVKIGPDNQLYSIVGELQREGQLQNINDGPAPDDSGVIFRIDPSDGSPSINNPFIEIGDNTDSNPLSKYYAYGIRNSFGMDFDPITGKLWNAENGQDQYDELNLVEPGFNSGWKLVMGPISGSTTITEDDLVAFQGSKYADPLLSWEQSRGITDLEFFKSSNLGQKYENNIFVGDITRGNLFFFEVNENRNGIQFDNNPDIANDLVVSTEDEISSITLGTGFMGITDIETGPDGDLYILTYSRADGGQGALYRISSSIETTPDS from the coding sequence ATGACTTTAAAATTCCTCTTTGTTTCGTTAATAGTTATAGCGATTTTCTACTCAAGCAATAATATAACACCCGTATTTTCGCAAGAATTGCCCTTGATTGATGATCCCGCATTGAAATTAGATCTTGTAGTAGACGGGTTACAATCTCCGACTAGCATGGCATTTCTTACAAACAATTCAATTTTGATAACACATAAGGAGGGTATCATATCAAGAGTAGACCTTGACAATCCAACTAGTTTACAACCAATATTGGAATTAAACAATGTTAATAGTAAAAATGAAAGAGGGCTTTTAGGCATTGCAATTGACAACAATATTCTGGGAGATTCTAGAAATAATACCAATCAAACTAAAGAATTTGATGTATTTCTTTTTGTTACTGCAACTGGTACTCAATTAGATCAACAAATGCAAGAAAGTACAGCAGCAGCATCAAATAATGATGAATTAAGAAATAGGATTTATAAATATACATGGGATGGGGAATCTCTTTCAAATCCAACAATGATTTTGGATTCGCCAGCAGGTCCTGGAACTAACCACCAAGGAGGAAAAGTCAAGATTGGTCCTGACAATCAACTATATTCAATAGTAGGTGAACTCCAAAGGGAGGGACAGTTACAAAACATTAATGATGGACCTGCTCCTGATGATAGTGGTGTTATTTTCAGGATAGACCCATCCGATGGTTCCCCCTCAATTAATAATCCATTTATAGAAATAGGTGACAACACCGATAGCAATCCGTTATCAAAATATTATGCATATGGAATAAGAAACAGTTTTGGAATGGACTTTGATCCTATAACCGGAAAATTATGGAATGCAGAAAACGGTCAAGATCAATATGATGAACTAAATCTAGTAGAACCAGGGTTTAATAGTGGATGGAAATTGGTTATGGGACCGATCTCTGGTTCAACAACTATAACAGAAGATGACTTAGTTGCATTTCAAGGATCAAAATATGCTGATCCTCTTTTAAGTTGGGAACAATCAAGAGGCATTACAGATTTGGAATTTTTCAAATCAAGTAATTTGGGACAAAAATATGAAAATAACATATTCGTAGGAGACATAACTCGAGGTAACTTATTTTTCTTTGAAGTAAATGAGAATAGAAATGGTATTCAATTTGACAATAATCCGGACATAGCAAATGACTTGGTTGTATCAACTGAAGATGAAATTTCTTCAATAACCCTTGGTACTGGATTCATGGGAATCACAGATATAGAAACAGGTCCTGATGGCGACCTGTACATATTGACATACAGTAGGGCAGATGGGGGCCAAGGTGCGCTTTACAGAATATCTAGTAGCATAGAAACAACCCCTGATTCATAG
- a CDS encoding winged helix-turn-helix transcriptional regulator, whose amino-acid sequence MKSSKLTEQNDFTNRKSKLPILDDNYPCNFHGYDIENLMKETSTLREIVTRRGTLEILIPLCCSTDPVRYNTFRKSMKGFSSKTLTVRLRELEKNGILERKYFNEIPPRVEYRLTQKGQELTESIINLLQWMRKWSIKKDR is encoded by the coding sequence GTGAAATCAAGTAAACTAACGGAACAAAACGATTTTACGAATAGAAAGTCAAAATTGCCTATCCTTGATGATAATTATCCTTGTAATTTTCATGGATATGATATTGAAAATCTAATGAAAGAAACATCTACCCTGAGAGAAATAGTAACTAGGAGAGGAACCTTAGAAATTTTGATACCATTGTGTTGTTCCACCGATCCAGTTAGATATAATACATTCAGGAAATCGATGAAAGGATTTAGCAGTAAAACACTGACTGTTAGACTAAGAGAATTAGAAAAAAATGGTATATTGGAGAGAAAGTATTTTAATGAAATTCCTCCACGGGTAGAATATCGCCTAACCCAGAAAGGACAAGAACTCACTGAATCGATCATTAATTTGCTTCAATGGATGAGGAAATGGTCGATTAAAAAGGATAGATAG
- the arsM gene encoding arsenite methyltransferase: MDKQLQLKEKIKEQYGKIALDGNSNSCSMPSSECCGGSTEVHFSPFDSSKAIGYDSDKLKLIPESSVLGVGCGNPIGFAEINEGNTVVDLGSGAGIDVFLAANLVKESGRVIGIDMTETMLKKARENAEKHGYRNVEFREGDIEQRIPVEDNSVDFVVSNCVINLTTNKDNMFREIYRILKSEGKGMMIISDLVTSKEIDADSINTENWCSCIDGALTKENYIDSIKKAGFTNVEILDEKLYMELDEDKEDQDIRQITSISIKGVKK, from the coding sequence ATGGATAAACAATTACAGTTAAAAGAAAAAATCAAAGAGCAATATGGAAAAATTGCCTTAGACGGAAATTCTAATTCTTGTAGTATGCCCTCTAGTGAATGCTGTGGCGGTTCAACTGAGGTTCACTTTTCTCCGTTTGACTCATCGAAAGCCATAGGATATGATTCGGACAAATTGAAGCTTATTCCTGAATCATCGGTGTTGGGAGTTGGATGTGGAAATCCAATTGGATTTGCAGAAATTAATGAAGGTAATACTGTAGTTGATTTAGGTTCAGGTGCAGGCATAGACGTATTTCTAGCAGCCAATCTCGTAAAAGAAAGCGGAAGAGTCATTGGGATTGACATGACAGAAACTATGCTCAAAAAAGCAAGAGAAAACGCCGAAAAACATGGTTATAGAAATGTTGAATTCAGAGAGGGTGATATTGAACAAAGAATACCCGTTGAAGACAATTCTGTTGATTTTGTTGTAAGTAACTGTGTTATTAATCTGACAACAAACAAAGACAATATGTTTAGAGAAATTTACCGAATTCTTAAATCAGAAGGAAAAGGAATGATGATCATATCAGATTTGGTTACCTCTAAAGAAATAGATGCAGATTCTATCAATACGGAAAACTGGTGCAGTTGTATCGATGGCGCCCTAACGAAAGAAAATTACATTGATAGTATTAAGAAAGCAGGTTTTACCAACGTTGAGATACTTGATGAGAAACTGTATATGGAACTAGATGAAGACAAAGAAGATCAAGATATAAGACAAATCACTAGCATTTCTATCAAAGGTGTTAAAAAGTAG
- a CDS encoding arsenate reductase ArsC, whose protein sequence is MKFSFGKRDHDKDVKTILFVCVQNAGRSQMAEGFFRKYAPKGYQVISAGTIPTSQINPMAVEVMKEVGIDISKQKPKDLTEDMMRNATTIINMGCMDDKFCPVLFVPKVIDWGIEDPKDKPIEKVREIREEIEKSVLEIIESAKDNKIPI, encoded by the coding sequence GTGAAATTTTCTTTTGGTAAACGAGATCATGACAAAGATGTAAAAACTATTCTCTTTGTATGTGTTCAAAATGCAGGAAGAAGTCAGATGGCTGAGGGTTTCTTCAGAAAATATGCACCTAAAGGTTATCAGGTTATTAGTGCAGGTACAATTCCAACTTCACAAATTAATCCGATGGCAGTAGAAGTTATGAAAGAAGTTGGAATAGACATTAGCAAACAAAAGCCCAAAGATTTGACAGAAGACATGATGCGAAATGCAACAACTATTATTAATATGGGCTGTATGGATGACAAGTTCTGTCCTGTTTTATTTGTACCTAAGGTTATAGATTGGGGTATAGAAGATCCAAAAGACAAACCAATAGAGAAAGTGAGAGAAATAAGAGAAGAAATCGAAAAAAGTGTATTGGAAATAATTGAATCTGCAAAAGACAATAAAATTCCAATCTAA
- a CDS encoding MIP/aquaporin family protein, which yields MSKVSTFESVVGKLSVNQKRFIAELLGTFIVVVLATGSVVIDAKSGGVLGLPFIAFAPFAGVAISVYLFGKISMAHFNPAVSVGFWITKHITKKLFVVYLFAELVGALLASFFVSIVIGNESNLGANAPNYSYPLPVIFGIEVLASALLMAVILTVVYTKGLKGFGGIVIGGIVGLDILFLAFISGASMNPARSLAPALLSGVLANIWIYWTATFVGTSVIALILKNLFNPLSENS from the coding sequence ATGTCAAAGGTATCTACTTTTGAATCTGTAGTTGGCAAACTGAGTGTTAATCAAAAAAGGTTTATCGCTGAACTTTTAGGAACTTTTATTGTTGTAGTTTTAGCCACAGGTTCAGTAGTTATTGATGCAAAGTCAGGTGGTGTTCTAGGTTTACCATTTATTGCATTTGCTCCTTTTGCGGGTGTTGCAATAAGCGTATATCTTTTTGGAAAAATCTCTATGGCTCATTTTAATCCTGCTGTATCTGTTGGGTTTTGGATAACAAAGCATATTACAAAAAAACTATTTGTTGTGTACCTTTTCGCAGAGCTTGTTGGGGCCCTCCTAGCAAGCTTTTTTGTAAGCATTGTAATAGGTAATGAGTCGAATCTAGGAGCTAACGCACCTAATTATTCATATCCTTTACCGGTAATATTTGGAATAGAAGTTTTAGCTTCAGCCCTTTTGATGGCAGTAATATTGACTGTTGTTTATACAAAAGGTTTGAAAGGATTTGGAGGTATAGTGATTGGAGGTATTGTTGGATTAGACATTTTGTTTTTGGCATTTATATCTGGAGCATCGATGAATCCAGCTCGTTCATTGGCTCCAGCATTACTTTCAGGAGTATTGGCAAATATATGGATATACTGGACGGCTACTTTTGTGGGTACGTCAGTAATTGCATTGATCTTAAAAAATTTGTTTAACCCTTTGTCTGAGAATTCATAA